Below is a window of Ahaetulla prasina isolate Xishuangbanna chromosome 1, ASM2864084v1, whole genome shotgun sequence DNA.
AGCAAATTTGCTCCCATtctcttcagggtttttttttttttgagagtcaTCCCGTTGATATCCAACATTTTGTTGGGATGGAAGAAGTCAAAACAGAGATTATACATACAATCTGAACAGACACTGAACAGTTATATACTAGGACACTGTCATAAGAGATTCATCTAGCATCTACGTTGCCAAAaatggaagggaacagtgttGATTTTTACCACTATTGCCTTTCCTTTTTTATCTTCTAGAAGTCTGTTACCATCTATCCTAGCTGTATCACACGGAGCTGCTTGGTTTTTAAGGGCTTCAGAATGTTTATAATTTTTTACAACAAATGACTTGATCACTCACATGTTAAATAACTGCCCTATAATTGTTCTGTTTTGGCATATTTGTAAATGTGATATACACAATCTGAAGTTTTTACTccattgcttgttttcttgtattaaaTGTCGTAAATTATATGCCAGTAGTAATGTTTAATCAAGATATGAGTCTGAAACTATGCCTTTTGCACATTCTATATATTTATGtagaatatatataattatgCAGCTTTATTTTCATATGAGTAGAGAAGGGTACATGATTGTAGATTTTTCCTTGATATCTTTTATCCAGTTAAAGGAGACTGAGGTAACTACTCCCACATATTGACACATTGTGAAGGATTAAACTACTTAGCTATCACTAATTTTCTGACAGCCCAGTTACACACCCAGGTAAACTATAGAGTATTCTGAAAATAACCATGTTGCTCATAACATATTTCCTTCGAAATAAAAGGAAATTGTGCTTTGTGGTATAATATGAAACAAAAAAGGGGTGTAAATCATTAAAAAAGTAAGAACTTTATTATAAATAAGATGTAATAAAATCATAAATCCATAACAATATTAGCACTATATATCTTGCTacctaaatatttaaatttaaggtGATATATCAAATAGATAAAATTATAGCTGCCTATGCCCTGTTTCTAACAACATACTTTCCAACAGAACTATGTTGCTATTGTCAATGTAGGGCTGATATAACCATGATGATAAATAGACCATCTGTAGATCTTGGTCAGCAGTATGAGCAATTTCTTCCACAATGGTGTGCTTGAGTTTCAGTTCTTGGGAATACATATCTAAGAGCTTGACTGAGACGTCATctgaaaaagaagtaaaaaaaaatggttctgcATTGTGTTTTATAACCTATTTTTGTGACACATTTCTCAGCATACTGCAACACAGTACTTGCATAAAATTTGGCTGATTTTGGAATCTAAGTAGATCAGACCTGATTAGCACTTGAATCTTACTGCCAAGAAAACAACGGGGTTATGCCTATGAATTTACTAGACATTCAGCTCAATACATAAGAGTTTAGTTTAAAATTTTTCAGTATTAATTCTTGGATAGAAAAAGTATAAATTCTGAAGTTTTGTGCAAGGTTTTATACAATTGATAACTTTGGCTTAAATTGTAGGATACATCCATCTAGATTTATAATATAGAAACTTGAAAACTGCAGTCAGATGAAATATTCTCTCTACAGAACTAAAGTTCAACATGTCTGAATGTATTTACTTGCTCATTAGAGATTGGCAAATCATTTAGTCACAGTTGGGCTATTAGACAATTAAGAAGGGGAAATTTGaggatattattatataaaaaactaaattagTTCTTTCCCTTTAAGTGACCTTACTCCACAAGATGTAAGTAGATAACTGAACCTGAATTTACTTTCTCAGCAAGTAGAAAGCAGTGTCAAGAGCAGACAAATCATGGAGCTCTAATAGCAGAGACTAGGgattttttaaacttaaaaatgaaATTGCAGATTTCCAACCAAGAATATGTAATTTAGCCGCTCAGATCAGACAGAATTATCAAGAGTAAAAAGTAGTTAGGACATGTCAAACCTTCAAAGAAAGCCAAACCAGGAAATAGGCTCCACAAATGCCACTGGaactagattttatttttatttattttattgacatAAATTACAGTGAAATTACTTCAAAAGCCTGATTATGTTTTTCCTTCTGTTATACCTAGGTGAACTAAGATAGAACCTGTTCCAAATTAATTTCTTATGCTTTCTCTTCCCTGGGTTTAATACTTTTGGTTTTGTAACAGTTTCTCCATATTCTCTCCAAGGCCCATTTCTGTGGCTCGCTATAATGGGATGCCATTTTTAAAACTGGACCCAAAGATGATATGGAATAAATAAGGGAAATTATAATGAGATGCAGAACTAAATCCTGTTTCATCACCACTCCAGAATTTTTTGGGTCAAAAATAGGTAGATGCAGCTTGTTGATGCTGCTTACTTGGATTTTCAACAGCCTTTGGTAAAGTTCCTTATCAGTGAACTCAGTAGACATTGGATAAAAAGATTTCTTATTTAATGGATTGCTAACTAGTTAAAAATCATCAGGTCCTGTGTTAAGCACATTGGGCTACTATtactaattaaaaaacagaagtaaaaacagaaataaatggtCAATTGCCTCAAAAGAGATAGATACAAGAAGTGCAATCCCTTGTTGAACTGCATTGACACCAGAGTTTCTAAACTTGTTCATAAACTATCTTGATTACAGAAAGATTACAATATATGGTATTTAGCGTGATAAAAATTGAAAATGATCGTGAACAGTTCCAGAAGGATTCCTTTAAAAGCACAAATGGTCAATCAAATGGCTTCAATTTAACCAAACAGTTAAATCTAAGTAAGTGTAAAGTGATGTACAAAACACAGACAGCATCTGTCTGTAGTTGTAAAAAAAGACAAATTCTGCTCTCAGGGTCAAAAGAAAAAGGACTGAGATTAAAAATGCCAACACTGTAAGGCTCTTAAGAAATTTATGAAATGCCTGATTCTAGAATTATAAGTAGATTTCTGGttggcatatttttttaaaaaaatatattcaacatCATAATAACTAGGTGAGGAAATAGAAGAGATACATTTATAACATTGGCAGATATCACAAAAATGGGGGGGGAACTGCTCTAAAAAGATATTGATAGCTCTGAacactgttgttgttagttgcgaagtcgtgtctgacccatcgcgaccccatggacaaggttcctccaggccttcctgtcctctactatcctctggagtctatttaaactcatgcctactgcttcagtgactccatccagccacctcgttctctattgtccccttcttcttttgccctcaatctttcccagcattaggctcttctccagtgagtctttctttctcattaggtggccaaagtatttcagtttcatcttcaggatctggccttctaaagagcagtcatggttgatctcctctagaactgacttgaaCACTAGGCCCTgcctaacaaaaatattattcAGTAGTTAGATAAATAGGCACTCAAATGCAGGAAAAATCAGATGCACATTTACAAGATAGGCAGCACCTGGCTTATTATTATGTTTGCAATAAGAGTCTGGGAGTTCTGACAAACCAAATTAAGAATGGACCAGCAATGTGGCAAAAGAACAAATGCAGTTTTGGGCTGCATCAACAAAATATAATGCCAAGGTAATGGGAAGTGATAATACCACTCTATGCTGTACTGGTCAGACCATACTGGGAATTCTATGTCCAGTTCTCAttgccacaatacaaaaaagattctAAGGAGctgataacagtgcaaataagaggAACAAAGTTGGTAAGTTCTATAAAGCACAATTAAAAGAACACGATTTATTCCCCTTAGTGCCTGAAGTAAGACAAGAACGAATAGGTAGAACTTTAACAGAGAGAAAGATCACCAGTAGAGATAAGTAGGAATCTCCTGATTGTGAGCTatagcagtggaacagcttgggtgctccatcactggaggcatttaagaaaagactgaactgccatttatctggaatggtgtAAGAATTCCTGCATTGGGCAATAGGCTGGACTAGGTGATTTCCAAGGTATCTTCCAACTATATGATGACAATATattaaaactgaaaaaagtgaagagagaaaaatgaataaagtaTAGAACATTTTCTGTAAGGAAAGGGCTAGAATGTTTCAGATTCTTTAGCTTGGAATAAAGCAACCGAGAGAGAGGAGATGGATATAAAACTGTACATGATATAGACAAATTGGCagggagagattttttttctatctctttcAAAATACAACCAAGACTCATTCAATGAAGCTAACCAGAAGGAGATTTGaacgttttgttttttgcattgagCATAAAGAAATCTATAAATGTCATTACTATGTGATTAAAGAGGGGATCTGATAAATTTATGAAGGGCAGTTATCAAGGCCTCTGACTCATTGTTATCCTTTTCAAATAAATTGTCCTCATCAAAAAGGCAGATTTACTTACAGAAATGGGAAATAGGCCATGTGTGAAATAACGGTGCCTTGGGTTCTGCTGCATGATGGTATGTTTCTAAGTCACAGACCCCCTTAGTTGTTGAACAcagtttttccattttctcatatattttagtctagcAAAATTGAGAACAAGTAAGATTCAACATTTAAGAAGCGAAAGTTCAGTAAATAGTTCGAGCAAAATTGCTTGATCACTAATTTTAGCAGctaagaaattttgaaaagtgggaCACAGACAAGATAAGCAGGTGACAAAGCATAATTTCTCTTAAGGACATTTTTAATAGTCACAACTACACATGGTTTAATAGTTTTGTTTGGCACTCCTGAGTTAATATGCATAGTACACATTCATTTAAAATCTTGCTTATATGCTTAATATCTTTTCAGGTTAAAGATTGCTATCTTGAATAggcttaataaaataattaaaagttaaTATGACAATTTGCTGCAAAGATATACTTCTGTTGACCGGTGAGGAGTATAGAAATGCTTCTCAGCACAGATTCTAGTAAAAAgtaccaattttttaaaagtctcaAGTAGTTCTGTACAGCACTGCTCCAGTTCCATGTTATAGTTAAGTGGCAGTCTTTCACTGTCAGAGGGATCTTCATGTTCTATCTCCAAATTGCTGTCTTTAAAcctattaaataatttaaaaaatcatttagtaTTTAAGAAAAATGCCTTCGCTACCATCTTACTAATTCTAACAGAGAATCAACTTTGTTTAATCTCTTTAAACTTCTGAGTGCATCatatggcatttttttaaaaaaaatccagtttaaatgaaataaaaatgtgttttgcaCCAACACTACTGACAAATTAGTTCAATGTACTTACTGTGTAGCATTTTTGATGTTCACAATTTTGGTGGCAATAGAAAACCCATTATCATTCAAGGTTTCCCATTTCATTATTAGGTTGTGCCAGTCGGCTGCATtatctttgatttttcttgcGCTTATAGACAATACAGGTGTCCTAGGAGTAGAACTACTAGCtaaacaaaacacaaaattaaaataattttaatgacgcgattctggggtgggtgggtgcagaggtcgtaactgtgaaaaatggacctaagtcacattttttcagcgCCCTTGTAACTTCcagccgtcactaaatgaactggagcaggggtctccaaccttggtcactttaagacttgtggacttcaattcccagaattcctccagcaAAGTCAgtcaccaaagctggctgaggaattttgggagttgaagtccacaagtcttaaagtgaccaaggttggagacccctgaactggaGGACGGGGACTATCCATTCACCCGCCCGTCCCCGTCCCCCCACACTTTAAACAGGAAGCCCTCACCGCTCAAAAAGTCGGCGGTCTTAGCCGCGGCCCAGCGAAGAAGTCAGAAaccttcctcccacccacccctaccTGCCCGACTCTGAGAAAACTCACCAGCCATCTTCCCCCTTCGCCTCCGCGGACGGCGACTCTCTTCCCTAAATCCCTCCTCTCGGAAATGCGCTCACGTCCGACCCCGCCTGGCAAAGAGGCTCCGCGGCTGCCGCGAGCGCTGGCGCTGGGTTTGTTTTCCCAGCGTCGCCAGGCCTGGGAGGGAGCGGCTACCCGCGCTTCCCTTGTTGATCATGAGGGGCTCTGGGTCCTACTGAGATAGGGAGCTTGCGGCCTAGTCAGGCGAGGCAGGCGGGCGCGCGGGGAGCGCTGGGTCTCCAAGGGCAGTGTTGCTAAGgtcgggaggggaggggggggctaatGTCTCGAAAGAATTGCTGCTTGGCTGTGCTCTCTTAGCGGCGGAGGAGAGCGGGTGAGTAGTATCAATCGCCTTCTCGCTCCTTTAACTGCCTGCTTGGgccggggaggggtggggggttggactagatgacctaccaaggtcccttccaactccgttaatctgttaACTTCTCAAGAAGGAGCTTGATGGGGCCGGAACTGGTGCAAATCTGCCTCCCCGTTACATGGCTTGTATGCTTGTTGTGGTTGCTGACACTGCACTTGCATCTGCACTTGCTCAAAAGACAGACTTTGTTAGAGACTTGACATTAAAAACGAGTGGAAACGGATTTTGCCAGCTGTAACTAAAACTAAACGGTGTTTCGTTGGCCTACTCTGGAAATGCCCCTCAAAAGCTCGTGAAAATTGGGAGTTCAACACTTTTTGGTTTCCGAAAAGTGCCCATTGAAGGGATGGATTTCCCCTCCATTTTAGCTCCTATTTTTCAAAGCCAACACCTCATCTATTTACTGTGTTTGCTAAGACATTATTGTCTCCTGGTAGATCATTTTTCACTGATTTAACGTTCTGGCAGGATATTTAGCTCACTGTCCTGTAATTGCACATTTTGTGAAAAATCACCACAACCAAAGTGAATGGCGATAAAAGTGAATGGAGAG
It encodes the following:
- the CINP gene encoding cyclin-dependent kinase 2-interacting protein, with amino-acid sequence MAASSSTPRTPVLSISARKIKDNAADWHNLIMKWETLNDNGFSIATKIVNIKNATQFKDSNLEIEHEDPSDSERLPLNYNMELEQCCTELLETFKKLTKIYEKMEKLCSTTKGVCDLETYHHAAEPKAPLFHTWPISHFYDVSVKLLDMYSQELKLKHTIVEEIAHTADQDLQMVYLSSWLYQPYIDNSNIVLLESMLLETGHRQL